One part of the Melopsittacus undulatus isolate bMelUnd1 chromosome 17, bMelUnd1.mat.Z, whole genome shotgun sequence genome encodes these proteins:
- the DLX4 gene encoding homeobox protein DLX-4 yields the protein MTMSSVAESLLGSDPSKAAFLELGHPSPPHYPLHGLHPASHPQHDPAPFASYGRPGPYPYPGGAPPLPHGGPYLPYPPPGAQHPPAQLAHGARLQDAEHEKPLAMANGELRISSKGKKLRKPRTIYSSLQLQALNQRFQQTQYLALPERAELAAQLGLTQTQVKIWFQNKRSKYKKIMKQGSSAPDGEHLHNTASLSPCSPNIPPLWDIPMPGKGPPLSSSSYINSFGAWYQPHPQDTIPRAPMM from the exons ATGACCATGAGCTCCGTAGCCGAGAGCTTGCTGGGGTCCGACCCGTCCAAAGCCGCTTTCCTGGAGCTCGGGCACCCATCGCCGCCGCACTACCCGCTGCACGGCCTCCACCCCGCCAGCCACCCCCAGCACGACCCAGCGCCCTTCGCCTCCTACGGCCGGCCCGGGCCTTACCCCTACCCCGGCGGTGCCCCCCCGCTGCCCCACGGAGGGCCCTACCTGCCCTACCCGCCCCCCGGCGCCCAGCACCCCCCGGCCCAGCTGGCCCACGGAGCCAGGCTGCAGGATGCAG AGCACGAGAAGCCCCTGGCCATGGCCAACGGGGAGCTGCGCATCAGCAGCAAGGGCAAGAAGCTGCGCAAGCCGCGCACCATCTActccagcctgcagctccaAGCCCTCAACCAGCGCTTCCAGCAGACCCAGTACCTGGCACTGCCGGAGCGCGCCGAGCTGGCGGCTCAGCTGGGGCTCACCCAGACCCAG gTCAAGATCTGGTTCCAGAACAAGCGCTCCAAGTACAAGAAGATCATGAAGCAGGGCTCCAGCGCGCCTGATGGGGAGCACCTCCATAACACTGCCTCCctctccccttgctcccccaacaTCCCCCCGCTCTGGGACATCCCCATGCCGGGAAAAGGACCCCCCCTGTCCTCCAGCAGCTACATCAACAGCTTTGGAGCCTGGTACCAGCCTCACCCACAGGACACCATTCCCCGGGCCCCCATGATGTGA